A window from Vicia villosa cultivar HV-30 ecotype Madison, WI unplaced genomic scaffold, Vvil1.0 ctg.004988F_1_1, whole genome shotgun sequence encodes these proteins:
- the LOC131642417 gene encoding hydroxycinnamoyl-CoA:piscidic acid hydroxycinnamoyltransferase-like: MVTIKASYTVTPNEATPNGYLWLSDLDQVVRLSHTPLVFIYKPKQNQKNRIIETLKNSLSKVLVYYYPIAGRYCYTKGGRVELNLNAKGAVLTEAETSKTVDEYGDFSPSDSTKELIPKIDYGQPMEEIPLLVVQVTRFSNKDESFVFAIGVAYSHPLSDGAGFSNFLNSWAKKARGETLNSNEIPFLDRKLLKFLHTPLEPLFEHIELKPPPLILGRSDANIERKKSITAELLKLTAEEVEKLKKKANEFGIPKGSRPYSSFEAISAHIWKSASKARDLEENQQSVVRFNVEIRNRISPNLSKNYYGNALIQTSAKGFTGEITSKPLSYVAMKIREANELITNEYIRSQIDVIRGFEHLDDARRLFIGGEGKNATYFGNPNLRITSWLNFPAYKVDFGWGKPFYFGIGHVSPDDRGIILLSPDGDGSVIVCMHFQVDLMELFKKIFYEDLYGLFTSARL; encoded by the coding sequence ATGGTTACCATAAAAGCTTCTTACACTGTCACACCAAACGAAGCAACTCCTAATGGTTATTTATGGCTCTCTGATTTAGATCAAGTTGTGCGCCTAAGTCACACACCACTTGTTTTCATTTACAAaccaaaacaaaaccaaaaaaacaGAATCATTGAAACCTTAAAAAACTCTCTCAGCAAGGTTCTTGTTTATTACTATCCTATAGCTGGTCGATATTGTTATACAAAAGGTGGTCGGGTTGAACTGAATCTCAATGCAAAAGGAGCTGTTTTGACAGAAGCTGAAACATCAAAAACAGTTGATGAATATGGTGACTTTTCACCTTCTGACTCTACAAAAGAGCTTATTCCAAAAATCGATTATGGTCAACCCATGGAGGAAATTCCATTGCTTGTTGTTCAAGTTACAAGATTCTCAAACAAAGATGAAAGCTTTGTATTTGCTATTGGAGTTGCTTACTCTCACCCTTTATCTGATGGTGCTGGTTTTTCGAACTTCTTGAATTCATGGGCCAAAAAAGCAAGAGGTGAAACATTAAATTCTAATGAAATACCCTTTTTAGATAGAAAGCTTCTCAAATTCTTACACACTCCTTTAGAACCGCTTTTCGAACACATAGAGTTAAAGCCACCACCACTCATTCTTGGAAGATCTGACGCAAATATTGAAAGAAAAAAGAGTATAACAGCTGAATTGTTGAAACTCACGGCAGAAGAAGTTGAAAAGTTGAAGAAAAAGGCTAATGAGTTTGGTATTCCAAAAGGGTCAAGACCTTATAGTAGCTTTGAAGCAATTAGTGCACATATATGGAAAAGTGCATCTAAGGCGCGTGATCTAGAAGAGAATCAACAAAGTGTTGTTAGATTCAATGTTGAAATTAGAAATAGAATAAGTCCAAATCTTTCTAAGAATTATTATGGGAATGCTTTGATTCAAACTTCAGCAAAAGGGTTTACCGGAGAAATCACATCAAAGCCTTTGAGTTATGTTGCAATGAAGATAAGAGAAGCAAATGAGTTGATAACAAATGAGTATATAAGATCACAGATTGATGTTATTAGAGGTTTTGAGCATTTGGATGATGCAAGGAGGTTGTTTATAGGTGGAGAAGGTAAGAATGCTACATATTTTGGGAATCCTAATCTTCGGATAACAAGTTGGTTGAATTTTCCTGCATATAAAGTTGATTTTGGGTGGGGAAAACCATTTTACTTTGGTATTGGACATGTCTCTCCAGATGATAGGGGAATTATTCTATTGAGTCCTGATGGGGATGGTTCTGTTATTGTGTGTATGCATTTTCAAGTTGATTTGATGGAGCTTTTCAAGAAGATTTTCTATGAGGATTTATATGGGTTGTTCACATCAGCAAGATTGTGA
- the LOC131642419 gene encoding egg cell-secreted protein 1.2-like, translated as MASMHKLFVLVALVIISLISSTSIVESRKLSNPSNLPSLEARLKVNGTEPSNCWESLFKLQACSGEIITFFINGETYLGNECCKAIRIIGHDCWPKVVASLGFTNLETYTLEGYCDDVENVHSQTLTLVEPKENIVP; from the coding sequence ATGGCTTCCATGCACAAACTTTTTGTTCTTGTAGCCCTTGTGATCATCTCACTCATATCATCAACATCTATAGTGGAGTCCAGAAAACTCTCAAACCCTTCCAACTTGCCGAGCCTTGAAGCAAGATTGAAGGTGAATGGCACAGAGCCTTCAAATTGTTGGGAATCACTTTTCAAGCTACAAGCATGTAGTGGTGAGATTATAACATTTTTCATAAATGGTGAAACCTACTTAGGCAATGAATGCTGCAAGGCAATTAGGATTATTGGACATGATTGTTGGCCTAAAGTTGTTGCTTCACTTGGATTCACTAATTTAGAGACTTATACATTAGAAGGATATTGTGATGATGTTGAGAATGTTCATTCACAAACATTAACACTAGTTGAGCCTAAGGAGAATATTGTTCCATGA